One Gelria sp. Kuro-4 DNA segment encodes these proteins:
- a CDS encoding peptidylprolyl isomerase, translating to MKVRRLLALAAALLVLAGCSGNRVVGTVGERQILATDVDKRVALVKLFSPELDVSQVSRAGVVDQLLDENVLLAEVEKQGIAVSTDKVQQAWQEVEAGLVKQFGDKAKLDAALKEAKLSVDDIKRVVENNLKLEELYQKVTAGIKVTPAEVEKYYREHQADFKVPEQVKASHILVADEKFAQELRARLLKGEDFAKLAKEYSTDPGSREAGGELGYFPAGQMVPEFDKAAFSTPVGELSPVIKSSFGYHIIKVEDKKPARTLALAEVEQYLSAQLSAQKRDEKFQAFLSDLKGRLKPENKLTEETTPQK from the coding sequence TTGAAGGTAAGGCGGCTCCTGGCGCTGGCGGCGGCGCTTCTTGTGCTTGCCGGCTGCAGCGGCAACCGGGTGGTGGGCACGGTCGGTGAACGCCAGATTCTGGCGACGGATGTGGACAAGCGTGTGGCTTTAGTGAAGTTGTTTTCACCCGAGCTTGACGTAAGCCAGGTTTCCCGCGCCGGCGTGGTGGACCAACTCCTGGACGAAAACGTGCTCCTTGCGGAAGTGGAGAAACAGGGTATCGCGGTGAGCACGGACAAGGTGCAGCAGGCTTGGCAAGAGGTTGAGGCTGGGCTTGTCAAGCAGTTTGGCGATAAGGCAAAACTGGATGCGGCCTTAAAGGAAGCCAAGCTTTCCGTGGACGACATTAAACGCGTGGTGGAGAACAACCTCAAGCTGGAGGAACTCTACCAGAAGGTGACCGCCGGCATCAAGGTGACGCCGGCGGAGGTGGAAAAGTACTACCGGGAACACCAGGCGGACTTTAAGGTGCCTGAACAGGTGAAGGCGAGCCACATCCTGGTGGCGGATGAGAAGTTTGCCCAGGAGCTGCGCGCCCGGCTACTCAAGGGTGAGGACTTCGCCAAACTGGCCAAGGAGTACTCCACAGACCCTGGTTCACGGGAAGCGGGCGGCGAGCTGGGTTACTTCCCGGCCGGCCAGATGGTGCCCGAATTCGACAAGGCGGCCTTTAGCACGCCGGTCGGCGAGCTTAGCCCGGTGATTAAGTCGAGTTTTGGCTATCACATCATCAAGGTGGAAGACAAAAAACCTGCCCGCACCTTGGCCTTGGCCGAGGTGGAGCAGTACCTCAGCGCCCAGCTTTCCGCGCAGAAGAGAGACGAGAAATTCCAGGCCTTCCTGAGCGATTTAAAAGGCAGGCTGAAGCCAGAAAACAAGTTGACGGAGGAGACAACGCCCCAGAAATAG
- a CDS encoding sigma-54-dependent Fis family transcriptional regulator, whose translation MKTQPAFPSLKKAWETFTATGTVLPGVPPLVATAWQRCRHLGVDPNQGFCTEVLPAPEYAAHLAANAELLEVARPFLTSLYEIVQGSGFAVVLVDRDGVVIEVRGDPTILKASASALNFVPGAVWREDIVGNTAVGTALREKVPLQVAGYEHYCRAHHPWACSAAPILGPDGTAWGALNVSGVLRQVHPHTLGMVVAAARAIEGQLAMRQATEELRLQHKYQEAIVESMSDGLLTIDRSGHITYINATGGRILGVDPKKVVGKFVGDIVDFRPVVLSVLESGHGYVDREFMVKTGSGFKHFIKTAVPIRDENGNLTGVVDTFREIKRVRKMVNQMVGATANFTFADILGESREIAECVRLAKIAAQSSSTVLLQGESGTGKELFAQAVHNESNRREGPFVALNCAALPRELIESELFGYEEGAFTGASRGGRPGKFELASGGTIFLDEIGDMPLDMQAKLLRVLQEHRVVRLGGSHYIDCDVRVIAATNKDLAREVEEGNFRRDLYYRLNVISILIPPLRQRGADLELLVERLTEKISRKLGHEVHVFAPGALQILRSYPWPGNVRELENVIERAVNMARGKEISAAEVLRLLKHQQAGPAAPAEPLAIEELEKQAIRRALQAVDGNISLAARLLKISRNTLYNKLKKYQIKAS comes from the coding sequence ATGAAGACACAGCCGGCTTTCCCCAGCCTTAAGAAGGCCTGGGAAACTTTCACCGCAACGGGAACGGTGCTTCCCGGGGTCCCTCCCCTGGTGGCCACGGCCTGGCAGCGCTGCCGTCACCTTGGAGTAGATCCCAACCAGGGTTTTTGCACCGAGGTGCTGCCGGCACCGGAGTACGCCGCCCACCTGGCGGCCAACGCCGAACTCCTTGAGGTGGCGCGGCCCTTCCTCACCAGCCTGTACGAAATCGTGCAGGGGTCCGGCTTCGCCGTGGTCCTGGTGGACCGCGACGGCGTGGTGATTGAGGTCCGGGGCGATCCGACAATCCTTAAAGCGTCCGCCAGCGCGCTCAACTTCGTCCCCGGGGCGGTGTGGCGCGAAGACATAGTGGGTAACACGGCCGTGGGCACCGCGCTACGGGAAAAGGTACCATTACAGGTAGCCGGCTACGAGCACTACTGCCGGGCGCACCATCCCTGGGCCTGTTCGGCGGCTCCCATCCTCGGTCCCGACGGTACGGCCTGGGGAGCGCTCAACGTGTCCGGGGTTCTCAGGCAGGTGCACCCGCACACCCTGGGCATGGTGGTGGCCGCCGCCCGCGCCATCGAAGGCCAGCTGGCCATGCGGCAGGCGACGGAGGAACTCCGGCTGCAGCACAAGTATCAGGAGGCCATCGTGGAATCCATGTCCGACGGCCTTCTCACCATCGACCGCAGCGGGCACATCACCTACATAAACGCCACAGGCGGCCGGATCCTGGGCGTGGACCCGAAAAAAGTCGTGGGTAAGTTCGTCGGCGACATCGTGGACTTCAGGCCGGTAGTCCTTTCCGTCCTGGAAAGCGGGCACGGCTACGTGGACCGGGAGTTCATGGTGAAAACCGGCAGCGGCTTCAAGCACTTCATTAAAACGGCCGTCCCCATCCGCGACGAGAATGGCAACCTCACGGGAGTGGTGGATACTTTCCGCGAGATAAAACGCGTGCGTAAGATGGTCAACCAGATGGTGGGCGCCACGGCCAACTTCACCTTTGCCGACATCCTGGGTGAAAGCCGCGAAATAGCGGAGTGCGTGCGCCTGGCCAAAATTGCCGCGCAGAGTTCCTCTACCGTCCTGCTGCAGGGCGAAAGCGGCACCGGCAAAGAACTCTTCGCCCAGGCCGTCCATAATGAAAGCAACCGGCGGGAGGGGCCTTTTGTCGCTCTCAATTGTGCCGCTCTGCCCCGCGAGCTCATTGAAAGCGAACTCTTCGGGTACGAGGAAGGCGCCTTCACCGGCGCCTCCCGCGGCGGCCGGCCCGGCAAGTTCGAGCTGGCCTCCGGTGGCACCATCTTTCTTGACGAGATCGGTGACATGCCCCTTGACATGCAGGCCAAACTGCTGCGGGTTTTGCAGGAACACCGGGTGGTGCGCCTGGGCGGCAGCCATTACATCGACTGCGATGTGCGGGTGATCGCAGCCACCAACAAGGACCTGGCCCGCGAGGTGGAGGAAGGCAACTTCCGCCGCGATCTCTATTACCGGCTTAATGTCATCTCCATCCTCATTCCGCCGCTGCGGCAGCGGGGAGCCGACCTCGAGCTGTTGGTGGAGCGCCTCACGGAAAAGATCAGCCGCAAGCTCGGTCACGAGGTACACGTTTTCGCCCCCGGTGCCCTCCAGATCCTGCGCTCTTACCCCTGGCCCGGCAACGTGCGCGAGTTGGAAAACGTCATCGAGCGGGCGGTGAACATGGCCCGGGGCAAAGAGATCAGTGCGGCCGAGGTGCTGCGCCTCTTGAAGCACCAGCAGGCCGGCCCCGCGGCACCCGCAGAGCCGCTCGCCATCGAGGAGCTGGAGAAGCAGGCCATCCGCCGTGCCCTGCAGGCCGTGGACGGTAACATTTCCCTGGCCGCCCGCCTCCTCAAGATCAGCCGCAACACCCTGTACAACAAGCTCAAGAAGTATCAGATAAAGGCGAGTTAA
- a CDS encoding aspartyl-phosphate phosphatase Spo0E family protein, with protein MKVVAQEPRRLQELDQEIEALREKLYRLVCSNPSQLRTPGAYELSMQLDELIAKLQVSLVAPAQQERCERSGS; from the coding sequence GTGAAGGTTGTCGCGCAGGAGCCCCGCCGGCTTCAAGAACTGGACCAAGAGATTGAAGCGCTACGGGAGAAACTCTATCGCCTGGTCTGCTCCAATCCATCCCAATTGCGCACGCCGGGTGCGTACGAACTGTCCATGCAGCTGGATGAGCTTATTGCCAAATTGCAGGTAAGCCTGGTCGCGCCGGCGCAGCAGGAAAGGTGTGAGCGAAGCGGAAGCTAG
- the spoVT gene encoding stage V sporulation protein T has product MKATGIVRRIDDLGRVVIPKEIRRTLRIREGDPLEIFVDREGEVILKKYSPIGELSDFAQEYADSLAESVGHIACIADRDTIIAVAGAPKKEFLNRQISPAVEKVMEERRTVLINNPKENKYCKDCVTEDDDCRFSAEVISPIIAEGDPIGAVILCSKNPEVKMGDLELKLAETAAGFLAKQMEQ; this is encoded by the coding sequence ATGAAGGCGACGGGCATCGTTCGACGTATCGATGATTTAGGACGCGTAGTGATCCCGAAAGAGATTCGCAGAACTTTACGCATTCGGGAGGGAGACCCTCTAGAGATATTTGTGGACCGGGAAGGGGAGGTCATCCTTAAGAAGTACTCCCCCATCGGGGAACTGAGCGACTTCGCTCAGGAGTACGCTGATTCCCTCGCAGAGTCCGTAGGACACATCGCATGCATCGCAGACAGGGACACCATCATCGCCGTGGCCGGAGCCCCCAAGAAGGAGTTCCTCAACCGGCAGATCAGCCCCGCCGTGGAGAAGGTTATGGAGGAACGCCGCACCGTCCTTATCAACAATCCCAAAGAGAACAAGTACTGCAAGGACTGCGTGACGGAAGACGACGACTGCCGTTTCAGCGCCGAAGTCATATCTCCCATCATTGCCGAAGGCGATCCCATTGGCGCTGTGATTCTCTGCTCGAAAAACCCGGAGGTCAAGATGGGCGACCTGGAACTGAAGCTGGCAGAGACGGCGGCCGGCTTTCTGGCCAAGCAAATGGAACAATGA
- a CDS encoding cell wall hydrolase: MLKQLLTRLPLTLKRIRKQLTLETEKKSVMVGLAALLVFGVSAPAAAAAYTVQPGDSLWLIGQRYGVSVTALQQANGLWTDLIYPGDVLTIPDGGTPAALASRGSARPSMREVELLAQMITAEAQGEPYEGKVAVGAVILNRLRDPRFPNTLEGVLYETDAFEPILNGTFYQTPDAESIRAAQDALAGWDPTGGALYFYNPSRAWSTWIFSRPVLTQIGNHVFAK, translated from the coding sequence ATGCTGAAGCAGCTTTTGACCCGGTTACCTCTGACCCTGAAACGCATCCGGAAACAGCTCACGCTGGAGACCGAAAAAAAGAGTGTGATGGTCGGACTGGCAGCGCTCCTGGTGTTCGGTGTGTCCGCCCCGGCCGCTGCCGCAGCCTACACCGTACAGCCGGGCGACTCACTCTGGCTCATCGGCCAGCGCTACGGCGTAAGCGTGACCGCTCTACAGCAGGCAAACGGCCTTTGGACCGACCTGATCTACCCCGGCGATGTGCTCACCATCCCGGACGGCGGCACCCCGGCCGCGCTGGCTTCCCGGGGCAGCGCCCGCCCATCCATGCGGGAGGTTGAACTGCTGGCCCAGATGATCACGGCCGAGGCACAGGGTGAACCGTACGAAGGAAAAGTAGCGGTCGGCGCCGTGATTCTCAATCGCCTGCGCGACCCGCGTTTCCCCAACACTTTGGAGGGCGTCCTCTACGAAACCGATGCCTTTGAGCCCATACTGAACGGCACCTTCTACCAGACACCCGATGCCGAAAGCATCCGGGCCGCCCAGGATGCCCTAGCCGGCTGGGATCCCACCGGCGGCGCCCTTTACTTCTACAACCCGTCCCGGGCCTGGTCCACCTGGATTTTCAGCCGCCCCGTCCTCACCCAGATCGGCAATCACGTGTTCGCTAAATAG
- the mfd gene encoding transcription-repair coupling factor: protein MALWDNAAENSELHELLSNVARGVPEQLVHGVSGAQKAYLAALVLEEIRRPALYITSHLQQAETVAEDLAAFLPGSKILVFPPAEVLPYEYYAESPELTAQRLNVLGALVRGEAGAVVAPLAALTRRLLPPAVFARQGFWLRPGDEVDREKLLEHLVELGYTRVERVENRAEFAARGDILDVFPLPAVRPLRVELFDTEIDSLREFDPESQRSLAKLTGAWVGPAREVCLLPAEREHALAAFAASAGRYQDGLRARGLSAQAERVRQRAAAFLERAREGLPEAAARLLPFAYEEETYLMDYFSPRTLVFLDEPLELVEEGRSFAQGLAGMQKHLLEEGNLLPEEAQLYAGPDILLARLGRLQRVGLSLFLRRAPYSNPQAFISIAARGLTPYHQNEGRLAEDLRRWHHDGYAVTLRASNENRAGRLKTWLKDNVPGIRAAVAVGPISAGFELPTLKVVEISDAEIFGQARRRERRAPLEEAAVPSFTDLKVGDLVVHVVHGIGRYQGVKTLESAGSTRDYLVLEYAGHDLLYVPTDQVHLLQKYIGPEGESPRLSKLGGNEWQRAKSRAKRSVEEMAQELLALYARRKAAPGYAFGPDTVWQKEFEDAFPYEETPDQLKAIEEVKRDMESPHPMDRLLCGDVGYGKTEVAIRAAFKAVMDGKQVAVLVPTTILAQQHYNTFRQRLARYPVQIEMLSRFRSALEQREIIKRLKRGAIDIIIGTHRLVSKDVRFADLGLVIIDEEQRFGVRQKERLKELKATVDVLTLTATPIPRTLHLSMVGLRDMSLIQTPPEDRYPVQTYVVEYSDALVRDAIAREIGRGGQVFYLYNRVEGIEAEARRVQELVPQARVAVAHGQLSETRLARVVLGFLEREYDVLVCTSIIENGLDMPNVNTLVVRDADRLGLAQLYQLRGRVGRSNRVAYAYFTYEPQKLLSPIAQKRLQALREFTELGSGFKLAVRDLEIRGAGNILGAEQHGHIAAIGFEMYCSLLEEAVRELKGEKRPVEVEPQVDLKVTAYLPESYVASARDKMELYKAIAACRSEGDVEEVAADLIDRFGDPPPEVATLLEVARLKVLARGAQVAGLTQRGDKVVLTLSPGAYLTPEEVISLSRATRRRLVPLPGHERELLLRTEGLQPAEVPAAVRQALLRLRELVAARQVEYNGTND from the coding sequence ATGGCCCTTTGGGACAATGCAGCAGAAAATAGCGAACTGCACGAGCTTTTAAGCAACGTGGCACGCGGCGTGCCGGAACAACTGGTTCACGGTGTGAGCGGCGCACAGAAGGCCTACCTGGCCGCCCTCGTCCTTGAGGAAATACGGCGGCCGGCCCTCTACATCACGAGCCACCTACAGCAGGCCGAAACCGTGGCCGAGGACCTGGCGGCGTTTCTACCCGGCAGTAAGATCCTTGTCTTTCCGCCGGCGGAGGTACTGCCTTACGAGTACTACGCCGAGAGCCCGGAACTTACGGCTCAGCGGCTGAACGTTTTGGGGGCGCTGGTGCGGGGCGAGGCCGGCGCCGTTGTGGCGCCGCTTGCGGCCCTGACCCGGCGTCTTTTGCCCCCGGCGGTCTTTGCGCGGCAGGGTTTCTGGCTGCGCCCCGGAGACGAGGTGGATCGGGAAAAGCTGCTGGAGCACCTGGTGGAGCTGGGCTACACGCGGGTGGAACGGGTGGAAAACCGCGCGGAGTTTGCGGCGCGCGGCGACATCCTCGACGTTTTCCCGCTGCCCGCGGTCCGGCCGCTTAGGGTGGAGCTTTTTGATACCGAAATAGACTCCCTGCGGGAGTTCGACCCGGAAAGCCAGCGCTCCCTGGCCAAACTCACAGGTGCCTGGGTCGGGCCTGCGCGGGAGGTGTGCCTGCTGCCGGCCGAGCGCGAGCATGCGCTCGCCGCCTTTGCCGCCTCGGCAGGGCGCTACCAAGACGGCCTGCGCGCACGGGGCCTCAGCGCTCAGGCGGAGCGGGTGCGCCAGCGCGCGGCCGCTTTCCTGGAACGAGCGAGGGAGGGCCTGCCCGAGGCGGCGGCGCGGCTCCTCCCCTTCGCCTATGAGGAAGAGACCTATCTTATGGACTACTTTTCCCCGCGCACCTTGGTTTTCCTGGACGAGCCCCTCGAGCTGGTGGAAGAGGGCCGCAGCTTTGCCCAGGGTCTGGCCGGGATGCAAAAGCACCTCCTGGAGGAGGGAAACCTGCTCCCGGAAGAGGCACAGCTTTACGCCGGCCCTGACATCCTCCTTGCGCGCCTCGGGCGCCTGCAGCGCGTGGGTCTCAGCCTTTTCCTGCGCCGGGCCCCGTACAGCAATCCCCAGGCCTTCATCTCCATCGCGGCGCGGGGCCTGACGCCCTACCACCAGAATGAAGGGCGGCTGGCGGAAGATCTCAGGCGCTGGCACCACGACGGCTATGCCGTCACGCTCCGGGCCAGCAACGAGAACCGGGCCGGCCGTCTGAAGACCTGGCTCAAGGACAACGTGCCGGGCATACGGGCCGCCGTGGCGGTGGGCCCGATTTCGGCCGGCTTTGAACTCCCCACCTTGAAGGTGGTGGAGATAAGCGACGCCGAGATCTTCGGCCAGGCTCGCCGGCGGGAACGGCGGGCGCCGCTGGAAGAGGCGGCCGTCCCCAGCTTCACGGACCTTAAGGTGGGGGACCTGGTGGTGCACGTGGTACACGGCATCGGTCGCTACCAGGGCGTGAAGACGCTGGAGAGCGCCGGCAGCACCCGCGACTACCTGGTGCTCGAGTACGCAGGCCACGATCTGCTGTATGTCCCCACCGACCAGGTGCACCTTTTGCAGAAGTACATCGGCCCCGAGGGCGAGAGCCCCCGCTTGAGCAAGCTGGGCGGGAACGAGTGGCAACGGGCCAAGAGCCGGGCCAAACGCTCGGTGGAGGAGATGGCCCAGGAGCTGCTTGCCCTTTATGCCCGCCGCAAAGCGGCCCCCGGCTATGCCTTCGGCCCCGATACCGTGTGGCAAAAAGAGTTTGAAGATGCCTTCCCCTACGAGGAGACCCCGGACCAGCTCAAGGCCATCGAGGAAGTGAAGCGGGACATGGAGAGCCCGCATCCCATGGACCGCCTGCTCTGCGGCGACGTGGGCTACGGCAAGACCGAGGTGGCCATCCGCGCTGCCTTTAAGGCGGTGATGGACGGCAAACAGGTGGCCGTGCTGGTCCCCACCACCATCCTGGCGCAACAGCACTACAACACCTTCCGGCAACGCCTGGCCCGCTATCCGGTGCAGATTGAGATGCTGTCCCGCTTCCGCAGCGCGCTGGAACAGCGTGAAATCATCAAGCGCCTCAAGCGTGGGGCCATCGACATCATCATCGGGACGCACCGGCTGGTCTCGAAAGACGTGCGCTTCGCCGATCTGGGCCTGGTGATCATCGACGAGGAGCAGCGTTTCGGTGTGCGTCAGAAAGAGCGCCTCAAAGAGCTTAAGGCGACGGTGGACGTGCTCACCCTTACCGCTACGCCCATCCCGCGCACGCTGCACCTTTCCATGGTGGGCCTCCGGGATATGAGCCTTATCCAGACCCCGCCGGAGGACCGTTACCCGGTACAGACCTACGTGGTGGAATACAGCGACGCGCTGGTGCGCGACGCCATCGCCCGGGAAATCGGCCGCGGCGGCCAGGTCTTCTACCTTTACAACCGGGTGGAGGGCATCGAGGCGGAAGCGCGCCGGGTACAGGAACTGGTTCCCCAGGCCCGGGTGGCCGTGGCCCACGGCCAGCTATCGGAAACCCGCCTGGCCCGGGTGGTGCTGGGCTTTTTGGAGCGCGAGTACGATGTTCTGGTTTGCACCAGCATCATTGAAAACGGCCTTGACATGCCCAATGTGAACACCCTGGTCGTACGCGACGCGGACCGGCTGGGACTGGCGCAGCTTTATCAGCTGCGCGGCCGGGTAGGGCGCTCCAACCGTGTGGCCTACGCCTACTTTACCTACGAGCCCCAGAAGCTCCTTTCACCCATCGCGCAAAAACGCCTGCAGGCGCTGCGCGAGTTTACCGAACTCGGCTCCGGCTTCAAGCTGGCGGTGCGGGACCTGGAGATCCGCGGCGCGGGCAATATCCTCGGCGCCGAGCAGCATGGTCACATTGCCGCCATCGGCTTCGAAATGTATTGTAGCCTCCTGGAGGAGGCAGTGCGGGAGCTGAAAGGAGAAAAACGGCCGGTCGAAGTGGAGCCGCAGGTGGACCTGAAGGTAACCGCCTATCTGCCTGAGAGTTACGTTGCTTCGGCCCGCGATAAGATGGAGCTTTACAAGGCCATTGCCGCCTGCCGCAGCGAAGGCGATGTCGAGGAAGTGGCCGCCGACCTGATCGACCGCTTCGGCGACCCGCCGCCGGAGGTAGCGACGCTCCTTGAGGTCGCGCGCCTTAAGGTGCTGGCCCGGGGGGCCCAAGTGGCGGGGCTCACCCAGCGCGGGGACAAGGTGGTGCTGACGCTTTCCCCGGGTGCTTACCTGACGCCGGAGGAGGTAATTTCTCTCAGCCGCGCGACGCGCCGGCGCTTGGTGCCCCTGCCGGGACACGAGCGGGAACTGCTCTTGCGGACCGAGGGCCTCCAACCGGCAGAGGTGCCGGCCGCCGTCCGGCAGGCCCTGCTGCGGCTCCGGGAGCTTGTCGCCGCGCGCCAGGTCGAGTACAATGGGACCAACGACTGA